In Pseudomonas sp. MM213, a genomic segment contains:
- the drmB gene encoding DUF1998 domain-containing protein, protein MANEKTPVGSVRPSQLLWTYGPGALIDLPNVSVITSGIDVWDKDRCQPLIENRLLAAVQKVLGPQVESLRMPPFTKGDSVEPFSAEANVGVPVRPFPRWLRCVKCGLLSPYDSGLFELKESRYRPEATRFVHQGCRGSKGDQPAKDADAVPARFLLACKNGHLDDFPWQWFVHSGPSDCIGTLRFYESGASLQTENLWVKCDTCGAARNMAQAFGRIGKENLPGCRGRHPHLDQFELDCDAEPRAVLLGATNSWFPISLSALAIPQAKDGLAQLVEDGWSFFGDLDEPEEVPLTIKLLKKTGSLPGIDQYSAEAIWAAIEAYRSGDDEGVTEADIKGPEWRVLIDNSPVNDYPHFMSEAVGVPNGFQGKISRVLLLKRLREVNALLGFTRVEAPGDSGGSGSGPIQAPLSRMKPDWVPANQVHGEGIFIQFDEQSIAEWEQGAEVQAADVSLRGGHKGWRNSRHLRPPEDGYPGARYVMLHTLAHLLIRELALECGYNAASIRERIYAEVSEEGNQCGFIIYTAAADSDGTLGGLVELGKPENLERLLIQALRRARICSSDPLCAEHDPQKDRSLHAAACHACSFVAETSCERGNRYLDRAMVVPTFENATAAFFEGA, encoded by the coding sequence ATGGCAAACGAAAAGACCCCTGTTGGCTCGGTACGGCCGAGTCAGCTGCTGTGGACCTATGGCCCAGGTGCCCTGATCGATTTGCCTAACGTGTCGGTCATAACCTCTGGAATCGACGTTTGGGACAAGGACCGCTGTCAGCCGTTGATCGAAAATCGTCTGCTCGCAGCTGTGCAGAAGGTGCTTGGCCCTCAGGTCGAATCGCTACGTATGCCGCCCTTCACTAAGGGCGATTCAGTCGAGCCTTTTTCTGCAGAAGCCAATGTTGGTGTGCCGGTTCGTCCTTTCCCCCGCTGGCTGCGTTGTGTGAAGTGTGGGCTGCTGTCTCCCTATGACAGTGGTCTGTTCGAGCTCAAGGAAAGTCGGTACCGCCCAGAGGCGACACGTTTCGTTCACCAGGGTTGTCGAGGATCTAAGGGGGATCAACCTGCGAAGGATGCCGATGCCGTTCCGGCACGTTTCCTTTTGGCTTGCAAGAATGGGCACCTGGATGACTTCCCTTGGCAGTGGTTCGTCCACAGTGGCCCCAGCGATTGCATAGGGACATTGCGCTTCTACGAAAGCGGCGCGTCTCTTCAGACCGAGAATCTTTGGGTGAAATGCGATACCTGCGGTGCCGCGCGTAACATGGCCCAAGCGTTCGGGCGGATCGGTAAGGAGAATTTGCCAGGTTGCCGGGGGCGACATCCTCATCTTGATCAGTTCGAACTGGATTGCGATGCGGAACCTCGAGCTGTGCTGTTGGGGGCTACCAACAGCTGGTTTCCGATTTCCTTGTCTGCGCTGGCGATACCTCAGGCGAAGGATGGGCTGGCGCAGTTGGTAGAAGATGGTTGGAGTTTCTTCGGCGACCTGGATGAGCCGGAAGAGGTGCCCCTGACCATCAAGCTGTTGAAGAAGACTGGTTCGTTGCCCGGAATCGATCAGTATTCCGCAGAGGCAATCTGGGCTGCCATTGAGGCGTACCGGTCCGGTGACGACGAAGGCGTCACCGAGGCTGATATCAAAGGGCCTGAATGGCGAGTGCTGATTGATAATTCACCGGTGAATGATTATCCGCACTTCATGTCCGAAGCGGTAGGCGTTCCCAATGGTTTCCAAGGCAAGATCTCCAGGGTGTTGCTGCTGAAGCGCCTGCGCGAGGTCAACGCTTTGCTCGGCTTTACGCGAGTCGAGGCACCTGGCGACTCTGGCGGTAGCGGATCTGGACCGATCCAGGCACCGCTGTCACGCATGAAACCCGATTGGGTGCCCGCGAATCAGGTACACGGTGAAGGTATCTTCATTCAGTTCGATGAGCAGTCGATAGCCGAGTGGGAGCAGGGTGCCGAGGTTCAGGCTGCTGATGTGAGTCTGCGAGGCGGACATAAAGGTTGGCGGAACTCCCGACACCTACGTCCGCCAGAAGACGGTTACCCAGGTGCCCGCTACGTGATGCTGCATACCTTGGCGCATCTGCTGATCCGAGAGCTGGCGTTGGAGTGCGGATACAACGCAGCCAGCATTAGAGAGCGGATCTATGCTGAAGTGAGTGAAGAGGGTAATCAGTGCGGTTTCATCATCTACACGGCAGCCGCGGACTCCGATGGGACTTTGGGCGGCTTGGTCGAGCTGGGTAAGCCAGAAAACCTGGAGCGTCTACTAATCCAAGCTTTGCGGCGTGCGCGCATTTGCTCCTCCGATCCGCTGTGTGCTGAGCATGATCCGCAGAAAGACCGGAGTCTGCATGCAGCAGCTTGCCATGCATGTTCCTTCGTCGCGGAAACCTCGTGCGAGCGTGGCAACCGTTATCTGGACCGGGCGATGGTCGTACCTACTTTCGAGAATGCCACAGCGGCATTCTTTGAGGGTGCTTGA
- the drmC gene encoding DISARM system phospholipase D-like protein DrmC, with protein MRDLLIAISELVSIVSFDRIAALATKVRGIDAAKAGDLGAGVLSAKASNALKVMISAWKESPSSGETLAAMLLAAAHAFRHAENRQRIELVWTGPTTGLVPARRTEQALIQVIDAAQQRLFVTSYVAYDIESIAKALKSAAERGVKIEFLMELSSAQGGKVSIDPIGNLQKIVPDALFYVWKDKGAAFVNGSVHAKVAVADGAYCFITSANLTGYAMDQNMEAGVLVSGDLLPEQLHRHLEALAITGVIVPIGG; from the coding sequence GTGCGCGATCTACTTATCGCGATATCCGAGTTGGTTTCCATCGTCTCCTTTGACCGTATCGCCGCTTTGGCGACCAAGGTCAGGGGAATTGACGCAGCCAAAGCTGGGGATCTTGGAGCTGGAGTGTTGTCTGCAAAGGCGAGCAATGCGCTCAAGGTGATGATTAGTGCTTGGAAGGAGTCACCCTCCAGTGGAGAGACCCTGGCTGCAATGCTTTTGGCCGCTGCTCATGCATTTCGCCATGCGGAGAATCGGCAGAGGATTGAGCTCGTATGGACTGGTCCGACCACAGGGCTCGTTCCTGCTCGGCGAACCGAGCAGGCATTGATCCAGGTGATTGATGCTGCTCAGCAACGATTGTTTGTCACGAGTTATGTTGCTTACGACATTGAGTCGATCGCCAAGGCTCTGAAATCAGCGGCAGAGCGAGGTGTAAAGATCGAGTTCTTGATGGAGCTCTCGAGTGCGCAAGGTGGCAAGGTTAGCATCGACCCTATCGGTAATCTGCAGAAGATAGTTCCGGATGCACTGTTCTATGTCTGGAAAGACAAAGGTGCAGCGTTCGTTAATGGCAGTGTGCATGCGAAAGTCGCAGTGGCAGATGGGGCATATTGCTTCATCACCAGTGCTAATTTGACCGGATACGCAATGGATCAGAACATGGAGGCTGGGGTCTTGGTTTCTGGCGATCTATTGCCTGAGCAGCTCCATCGACATTTGGAAGCCTTGGCGATAACAGGGGTGATTGTTCCTATTGGTGGGTGA
- the rimO gene encoding 30S ribosomal protein S12 methylthiotransferase RimO has product MSTATPKVGFVSLGCPKATVDSERILTQLRMEGYEVVSTYQDADVVVVNTCGFIDSAKAESLEVIGEAIKENGKVIVTGCMGVEEGNIRKIHPSVLSVTGPQQYEQVVNAVHDVVPPRQDHNPLIDLVPPQGIKLTPRHYAYLKISEGCNHSCSFCIIPSMRGKLVSRPVGDVLDEAQRLVKSGVKELLVISQDTSAYGVDLKYKMDFWNGQPVKTRMLELCEALSSMGVWVRLHYVYPYPNVDHVIPLMAQGKLLPYLDIPFQHASPKVLKAMKRPAFEDKTLARIKQWREICPELTIRSTFIVGFPGETEEDFQYLLDWLTEAQLDRVGCFQYSPVEGAPANDLDAEIVPDDVKQDRWDRFMAHQQAISAARLQLKIGKEIDVLIDEANEEGAIGRSAADAPEIDGNVYVDSKKPLKPGDKVRVRVIDADEYDLWAEVI; this is encoded by the coding sequence ATGTCCACCGCCACTCCGAAAGTCGGATTCGTATCGCTTGGCTGCCCGAAAGCGACCGTCGACTCCGAGCGCATCCTGACGCAACTGCGTATGGAAGGTTACGAAGTCGTGTCCACCTATCAGGACGCCGACGTCGTGGTGGTCAACACCTGCGGTTTTATCGACAGCGCCAAGGCCGAGTCCCTGGAAGTGATTGGTGAAGCCATCAAGGAAAATGGCAAGGTCATCGTCACCGGCTGTATGGGTGTCGAAGAAGGCAATATCCGCAAGATTCACCCGAGCGTGCTCTCGGTGACCGGCCCGCAGCAATACGAACAAGTGGTCAACGCCGTCCACGACGTTGTGCCGCCGCGTCAGGATCACAACCCGCTGATCGACCTGGTGCCACCGCAAGGCATCAAGCTGACCCCGCGCCACTACGCCTACCTGAAGATTTCCGAAGGCTGCAACCACAGCTGCAGCTTCTGCATCATCCCCTCGATGCGCGGCAAACTGGTCAGCCGCCCGGTCGGTGATGTGCTCGACGAAGCCCAGCGCCTGGTCAAATCCGGCGTCAAAGAGCTGCTGGTGATTTCCCAGGACACCAGCGCCTACGGCGTTGACCTCAAATACAAGATGGACTTCTGGAACGGTCAGCCGGTGAAGACCCGCATGCTAGAACTCTGTGAAGCGCTGTCATCAATGGGTGTTTGGGTGCGCCTGCATTACGTCTACCCATACCCCAATGTCGACCACGTTATCCCGCTGATGGCTCAGGGCAAACTGCTGCCCTACCTGGATATCCCCTTCCAGCACGCCAGTCCGAAAGTGCTTAAGGCCATGAAACGCCCGGCCTTCGAAGACAAGACCCTGGCGCGCATCAAGCAATGGCGCGAAATCTGCCCCGAGCTGACCATCCGCTCCACATTCATCGTCGGTTTCCCCGGTGAAACTGAAGAAGACTTCCAGTATCTGCTCGACTGGCTGACCGAAGCCCAGCTCGACCGCGTGGGCTGCTTCCAGTACTCCCCAGTAGAAGGCGCACCGGCCAATGACTTAGACGCCGAAATCGTGCCAGACGACGTCAAACAGGACCGCTGGGACCGCTTCATGGCTCACCAACAAGCGATCAGCGCCGCGCGCCTGCAGCTGAAAATCGGCAAGGAAATCGACGTACTAATCGATGAAGCCAATGAGGAAGGCGCAATCGGCCGCTCTGCTGCTGACGCCCCCGAGATCGACGGCAACGTCTATGTAGACAGCAAGAAGCCGCTTAAACCTGGCGACAAGGTGCGTGTACGTGTCATTGATGCCGACGAGTACGACCTCTGGGCAGAGGTCATTTAA
- the drmA gene encoding DISARM system helicase DrmA: MEERKGERSLEAWVIVDQGLERDARLADKGVRLRGRHPALHEGAWVLVLNPAGSIVRIGHVLCVRVDTDCTSLYFDKAKTIEPAVGIGSTALLPPTTGCVVRAPWTEFAEAIPRALGITLAEIPLIENEAYVRELLQCAIMDDLLGPAGGPEELIVDMSVRDRYLVGKLAPMENTERGEDVAPPEKNEEDEPADLEPKSQSNKVDSPQKTGGGDSEAEEEVDTASNQSLAPSSMGFTFCVDGDAESLEVVVSWGRYERFDSDDPAHAKVVKKAVRDAEGRVIKTTEQVLKAKVWRRKPSGGTFQLALKDGVISPVIPDSACPEVLIQGTVRSPNEKGERLVTLFLVNGQTEPDENRDTAWVFQPEILVRANDESSVKDVFRRRPALEADAGAADDDDLRERLALEMIYRDRVEFAVGHGVAVHAVVGPDVAKAVELRTAVMPHYEVPVTETPGLDPQDRPAMRRLVDEGLLDMKRLAELERGQLVAALGILTEDYAAWIEDQRARIESDAAGYAQRADEALSHCESILIRLREGVGLLATDDKALAAFRFANRAMAIQRVHSACALQRRRGRAVELAEFDVPKNRSWRPFQLAFLLLSVPGLTDPKHTDRTQPLQAHADLLWFPTGGGKTEAYLGVAAFTMAIRRLQGNLGGYDSSRGLAVIMRYTLRLLTLQQFQRATALICAMEHIRREALATGDKSLGESAFTIGLWVGNKVTPGTTEDSHKFIEAVRTPGRNPTGMASPAQLTGCPWCGTEIDPCRDIEVDKIAGRTTIYCGDKLSACDFSRGRSSKQAHPGLPVMVVDEEMYHRPPSMMIATVDKFAMMAWRGSIRNLFGRVSKECSRHGLLWPGSDCNTGHRAVAGRAVATVKTISPVRPPDLIIQDEFHLISGPLGTMVGLYESTVDELCTWQLDGEAIRPKVIASTATVRKAQQQVNNVFMRQVSVFPPHGLDVEDNFFSVQRPIGQKPGRRYLGICSPGSSRPAMLIRVYTAALTAAQALFDRFGKAADPYMTMVGYFNSLRELGGMKRLAEDDVQTRAYRVQMSMVQRPGLAQRSVMNIRELTSRVSSQDIPKYLDQLEVMFKSEWDPEKGRYVTKWEEGDARAIDIVLATNMLSVGVDVNRLGIMAVNGQPKGTAEYIQATSRVGRQFPGLVCTVLTWARPRDLSHYETFEHYHATFYKHVEAQSVTPFSPRAMDRGLTGAMLSLIRAKSDDFAPNDGAQSLKQPNQAEMLDAMKVLEARADNIAEAPAKKLAGDMLKQRADQWVNEVMQGNRILAYEKRGPDKDRTVALIKAPGAQTWDNWTVPMSMREVEPGVRLVMNSAKIKDDIQWKPRPAAADKDE; this comes from the coding sequence ATGGAAGAGCGCAAAGGCGAGAGGAGCCTGGAGGCATGGGTTATCGTTGATCAAGGCTTGGAGCGTGATGCTCGCCTGGCCGACAAAGGGGTTCGCCTGAGGGGGCGGCACCCAGCCTTGCACGAAGGTGCCTGGGTTCTAGTTCTGAACCCAGCTGGTAGCATCGTTCGCATTGGCCATGTGCTGTGTGTACGTGTTGATACGGACTGCACTTCCTTGTATTTCGACAAGGCCAAGACGATAGAACCTGCAGTGGGGATCGGTAGCACCGCTTTGCTACCTCCGACCACTGGTTGCGTCGTGCGAGCTCCATGGACCGAGTTCGCTGAGGCTATTCCGCGTGCCCTCGGCATCACCCTTGCCGAGATTCCTCTGATCGAGAACGAGGCTTACGTTCGCGAGCTACTGCAGTGTGCCATCATGGACGATCTTTTGGGGCCTGCCGGTGGACCGGAAGAGCTCATCGTCGATATGAGCGTCCGCGATCGTTACCTCGTCGGCAAGCTTGCGCCGATGGAAAACACCGAACGCGGTGAGGATGTGGCTCCCCCGGAAAAGAATGAGGAGGACGAGCCTGCGGATCTGGAGCCGAAGTCCCAGTCGAACAAAGTCGACTCTCCTCAGAAAACTGGCGGCGGGGATTCCGAAGCCGAAGAGGAAGTGGATACGGCCTCGAACCAATCTCTCGCACCGTCGAGTATGGGCTTCACTTTTTGCGTCGATGGCGATGCGGAAAGTCTTGAGGTGGTGGTGAGTTGGGGGCGCTATGAGCGCTTCGACTCCGATGACCCTGCCCATGCCAAGGTGGTCAAGAAGGCGGTACGTGACGCCGAGGGCCGAGTGATCAAGACCACTGAGCAAGTTCTCAAGGCCAAAGTCTGGCGGCGCAAGCCTTCTGGGGGAACTTTTCAGTTGGCGCTGAAGGATGGAGTGATTTCTCCGGTCATCCCAGATTCGGCCTGCCCAGAAGTGCTCATCCAGGGGACGGTGCGTTCACCGAACGAGAAGGGTGAGCGATTGGTGACGCTATTTCTGGTGAACGGCCAAACGGAACCGGATGAAAATCGTGATACCGCCTGGGTGTTCCAGCCGGAAATCCTCGTGCGGGCCAATGACGAAAGTTCGGTGAAAGATGTATTCCGTCGCCGTCCTGCTTTGGAGGCGGATGCTGGCGCTGCGGATGATGACGATTTACGCGAGCGCTTGGCGCTGGAGATGATCTATCGCGATCGGGTCGAGTTCGCCGTGGGCCATGGCGTCGCAGTGCATGCGGTAGTTGGCCCGGATGTGGCCAAGGCGGTAGAGCTGCGCACGGCGGTGATGCCGCACTACGAAGTGCCGGTCACCGAAACGCCGGGCTTGGATCCGCAGGATCGGCCAGCGATGCGCAGATTGGTCGATGAAGGTCTGCTGGATATGAAGCGACTGGCAGAACTGGAGAGAGGCCAACTCGTCGCTGCACTCGGGATACTGACCGAGGACTATGCAGCATGGATCGAAGATCAGCGCGCACGCATCGAGAGCGATGCGGCCGGCTATGCGCAGCGGGCCGATGAGGCGCTGAGCCACTGTGAGTCGATCCTTATTCGTCTGCGCGAGGGCGTGGGGCTGCTGGCGACGGATGACAAGGCCCTGGCGGCCTTCCGTTTCGCTAACCGAGCGATGGCGATCCAGCGGGTGCATAGCGCGTGCGCTTTGCAGCGTCGTCGCGGGCGTGCTGTCGAGCTGGCGGAGTTCGATGTACCGAAGAACCGCTCCTGGCGTCCTTTTCAGTTGGCTTTCCTGCTGCTGTCCGTTCCTGGGCTGACCGATCCGAAGCATACAGATCGCACTCAGCCTCTGCAGGCCCATGCGGATCTGCTCTGGTTCCCAACGGGCGGTGGCAAGACCGAGGCCTACCTGGGCGTGGCTGCATTCACCATGGCGATTCGCCGCCTACAAGGAAACTTGGGGGGCTACGATTCGTCTCGCGGGCTGGCAGTGATCATGCGTTACACCCTGCGTTTGCTGACTTTGCAGCAGTTCCAGCGAGCTACCGCGTTGATCTGCGCGATGGAGCATATTCGTCGGGAAGCTCTGGCCACGGGCGACAAGTCCCTTGGCGAGAGCGCATTCACCATCGGCCTTTGGGTCGGTAACAAGGTGACGCCAGGTACTACGGAGGATAGCCACAAGTTCATTGAGGCCGTTCGCACCCCGGGAAGAAACCCTACCGGAATGGCTTCGCCGGCACAGCTGACAGGCTGCCCTTGGTGCGGAACCGAGATAGATCCGTGCAGAGACATTGAGGTCGACAAGATAGCTGGGCGTACGACGATCTACTGTGGCGACAAGCTTAGCGCTTGCGACTTCTCGCGCGGCCGTTCGAGCAAGCAGGCACACCCTGGTTTGCCGGTGATGGTCGTGGATGAGGAAATGTATCACCGCCCACCATCGATGATGATTGCCACGGTGGACAAGTTCGCCATGATGGCGTGGCGTGGTTCGATAAGGAACCTGTTCGGTCGGGTATCGAAGGAGTGTTCCCGGCATGGATTGCTCTGGCCTGGCTCGGATTGCAATACCGGCCACAGGGCTGTCGCGGGTAGGGCGGTTGCGACGGTCAAGACTATCTCTCCGGTGCGGCCTCCGGATCTGATCATCCAGGACGAGTTCCACCTGATCAGCGGTCCCTTGGGAACCATGGTGGGTCTCTACGAGAGTACGGTCGATGAGCTGTGCACGTGGCAGTTGGATGGTGAAGCGATCCGGCCGAAGGTGATCGCCTCCACTGCTACCGTGCGCAAGGCGCAGCAGCAGGTCAACAACGTATTCATGCGCCAGGTCTCGGTGTTCCCGCCCCATGGCTTGGACGTCGAGGACAACTTCTTCTCAGTGCAGCGGCCCATCGGGCAGAAACCAGGGCGGCGTTATCTTGGTATCTGCTCTCCGGGCAGCTCACGGCCGGCGATGTTGATCCGTGTCTACACGGCAGCGCTGACCGCGGCTCAAGCGCTGTTCGATCGATTCGGCAAAGCCGCCGACCCTTACATGACCATGGTGGGCTACTTCAACTCGTTGCGAGAGCTGGGTGGCATGAAGCGTCTGGCCGAGGACGACGTGCAGACTCGTGCGTACCGTGTGCAAATGAGCATGGTGCAGCGGCCCGGTCTGGCACAGCGCAGCGTCATGAATATCCGCGAACTGACTTCTCGGGTTTCGAGCCAGGACATCCCCAAGTATCTCGATCAGCTCGAAGTGATGTTCAAGTCCGAATGGGATCCCGAGAAAGGTAGGTACGTGACCAAGTGGGAGGAGGGCGATGCGCGTGCGATCGACATCGTGTTGGCGACCAACATGCTGTCGGTCGGTGTCGACGTCAACCGCCTGGGCATCATGGCGGTCAACGGTCAGCCGAAAGGGACGGCGGAATACATCCAAGCGACCAGCCGTGTGGGGCGTCAATTTCCCGGTCTGGTCTGTACCGTCCTGACGTGGGCTCGTCCACGCGATCTATCCCATTACGAGACCTTCGAGCATTACCACGCGACCTTCTACAAGCACGTCGAGGCGCAGTCGGTCACACCGTTCTCGCCGCGCGCGATGGATCGTGGTCTGACCGGCGCGATGCTGTCACTGATCCGTGCCAAGAGCGATGATTTCGCGCCGAACGACGGAGCGCAGAGCCTTAAACAGCCGAATCAGGCGGAAATGCTGGATGCCATGAAGGTGCTCGAAGCGCGCGCCGACAACATTGCGGAAGCACCTGCGAAGAAGCTCGCGGGCGACATGCTTAAGCAGCGTGCGGATCAGTGGGTGAACGAGGTAATGCAGGGGAACCGCATTTTGGCATATGAGAAGCGGGGGCCAGACAAGGACAGAACTGTTGCCTTGATCAAGGCACCAGGGGCGCAGACTTGGGATAACTGGACGGTACCAATGTCGATGCGTGAGGTCGAGCCTGGAGTTCGTTTGGTCATGAACTCGGCAAAAATCAAAGACGATATTCAATGGAAGCCTCGCCCTGCGGCGGCCGATAAGGACGAATGA
- a CDS encoding very short patch repair endonuclease, with protein sequence MRAVKRAHTRPEVVVRQALHALGLRFRLHRRDLPGSPDIVLPKFRTVVFVHGCFWHRHPDCRYATTPKSRQEYWLPKFEANVERDARKEAQLRELGWRVLVMWECETKSLEALEARLRLEFDLPLGEPLHRP encoded by the coding sequence ATGCGGGCCGTCAAGCGGGCCCACACAAGACCGGAGGTTGTCGTTCGCCAAGCACTACATGCTTTAGGGCTCAGGTTTCGTCTGCATCGCCGAGATCTCCCCGGTTCGCCGGACATAGTCCTGCCGAAATTCCGGACGGTGGTCTTCGTGCATGGGTGTTTCTGGCACCGACATCCTGACTGCCGCTACGCGACTACCCCTAAGAGTAGACAGGAGTATTGGCTACCCAAGTTCGAAGCGAATGTAGAGCGTGATGCGCGGAAGGAAGCTCAGTTGCGAGAACTGGGCTGGCGTGTACTGGTGATGTGGGAGTGTGAAACTAAGAGCCTTGAGGCGCTGGAGGCCCGCCTCAGGCTTGAATTCGATCTTCCGCTTGGCGAACCGCTTCATAGGCCCTGA
- a CDS encoding DNA cytosine methyltransferase has translation MIDAVDLFCGAGGLTAGMRNTGITVHAGYDIEGQCAYAYQENNQAAFVKKDVQEVTAEELLAWYRPDRYRLLAGCAPCQPFSTYNQGKDTRNDRKWPLLYHFSRLIEETEPHLVTMENVPDVTKHEVYHDFVQSLRDQGYEIWDGRVACVEYGLPQQRRRHVLLASKLGIPISIIPPTHLDAPVNVEDAIGALPRLAAGECDPNDPLHRAATLTPINMRRIIHSRPGGTWKDWPPELVAECHRKASGKTYPSVYGRMRADCPSPTMTTLCYGFGNGRFGHPDQARALSLREAAILQSFPRNYVFMEPERITFKAVGRMIGNAVPVRLGEVIGESLMQHIRAYEAVRQAEDRIQA, from the coding sequence ATGATTGATGCTGTTGACCTTTTCTGTGGCGCTGGTGGCCTCACCGCTGGCATGCGCAACACCGGCATTACAGTGCATGCCGGGTACGACATCGAAGGCCAATGTGCATACGCCTACCAGGAGAACAACCAGGCTGCTTTTGTCAAAAAAGACGTACAGGAAGTGACAGCCGAAGAGTTGCTGGCCTGGTATCGTCCTGACCGATACAGGCTACTTGCCGGTTGTGCGCCTTGCCAACCGTTCTCGACCTACAACCAAGGCAAAGACACCCGCAACGATCGTAAGTGGCCGCTGCTCTATCACTTCAGCCGCCTCATCGAAGAAACTGAGCCTCACCTGGTAACCATGGAAAACGTTCCTGACGTCACCAAGCACGAGGTCTACCACGACTTCGTACAAAGCCTAAGGGACCAAGGTTACGAGATCTGGGACGGGCGAGTGGCTTGCGTCGAATACGGTTTGCCACAGCAGCGACGTCGCCATGTTCTGCTCGCCTCCAAACTGGGAATACCCATAAGCATCATCCCTCCCACGCATCTGGACGCCCCAGTCAATGTCGAGGACGCCATCGGCGCACTGCCTCGCCTAGCGGCCGGAGAATGTGACCCGAACGATCCACTTCACCGGGCAGCAACACTCACCCCGATCAACATGCGACGCATCATTCACTCCAGGCCGGGCGGAACCTGGAAAGATTGGCCGCCGGAGCTAGTCGCCGAATGCCATCGCAAAGCGAGCGGCAAAACATATCCGAGCGTATACGGGCGTATGCGCGCAGATTGCCCCAGCCCGACGATGACCACCCTCTGCTACGGTTTCGGGAACGGACGTTTCGGTCACCCTGATCAGGCCCGCGCTCTATCACTGCGTGAAGCAGCGATCCTACAGTCCTTTCCTAGAAACTACGTGTTCATGGAGCCAGAGCGGATCACCTTCAAAGCCGTTGGCCGCATGATCGGCAACGCAGTTCCGGTGCGATTGGGAGAAGTGATTGGAGAAAGCCTGATGCAACACATCAGGGCCTATGAAGCGGTTCGCCAAGCGGAAGATCGAATTCAAGCCTGA
- the radC gene encoding RadC family protein, translating to MKLHKLKASDTAGHYLIDSPVTEIDILRMAHQLARQRLAKGRLLTSPDQVFSHLQMLLQNYEHEVFAVLLLDSKHRVLGFHQLFRGTLEEASVHPREVVKLVLAHNAAAVILVHNHPSGDPEPSQADRKLTYALKDALNLVGTQTLDHIVVGSEGCVSLAERGYL from the coding sequence ATGAAACTGCACAAGCTCAAAGCCAGCGATACCGCCGGCCACTACCTCATCGATTCCCCCGTCACCGAAATCGACATTCTGCGCATGGCGCATCAGTTGGCCCGTCAGCGTCTCGCCAAAGGTCGGTTGCTGACCTCTCCCGATCAGGTATTCAGCCACCTGCAAATGCTACTGCAAAACTATGAGCACGAAGTTTTTGCAGTGCTGCTACTCGATAGCAAACACCGCGTGCTCGGCTTTCATCAGTTGTTTCGCGGCACTCTGGAAGAAGCCAGCGTCCATCCACGGGAGGTGGTGAAGCTGGTACTCGCGCACAACGCGGCGGCGGTAATCCTGGTGCATAACCATCCTTCTGGCGACCCGGAACCCAGCCAGGCAGACCGCAAGCTGACGTATGCGCTGAAAGATGCACTCAACCTGGTAGGCACCCAGACACTGGACCATATCGTTGTCGGCTCGGAAGGCTGCGTGTCATTGGCCGAACGCGGCTATCTATAA
- a CDS encoding DUF932 domain-containing protein, with amino-acid sequence MAHLVETMAYAGATPWHGLGNQLTQKQPIEVWQREAGMDWQIQESLVHFKSDAVGHLGAIHSFPEQKVLFRSDTKAPLSVVSQRYHTVQPREVLEFYRDLTEVSGYELETAGVLKGGRKFWALARTGQGAALKGNDQVNGYLLLATSCDGTLATTATPTTVRVVCNNTLSISLNGATHAIKVAHRTRFDPQTVKKQLGIAVSQWDEFMYRMRTLAERKVQSKEALGFFMNVLCDTNAHAPIPEVVPNKRAMEKVQSLYEGKGRGADLASARGTAWGLLNAMTEYVDHERRARSSEYRMDSAWFGQGAVIKQKALDAALQLVA; translated from the coding sequence GTGGCATGGCCTGGGCAATCAGCTCACACAGAAACAACCCATCGAAGTCTGGCAACGCGAAGCCGGCATGGACTGGCAGATTCAAGAAAGCCTCGTGCACTTCAAGTCGGATGCCGTCGGCCACCTAGGCGCTATCCATTCCTTCCCGGAACAGAAGGTGCTCTTCCGTTCGGATACCAAGGCTCCGCTGTCGGTGGTTTCCCAGCGGTACCACACCGTGCAGCCCCGCGAGGTGCTGGAGTTCTACCGGGATCTCACCGAGGTCTCCGGCTATGAGCTGGAAACTGCCGGCGTGCTCAAGGGCGGTCGCAAGTTCTGGGCGCTGGCGCGTACTGGTCAGGGCGCAGCGCTCAAGGGTAATGACCAGGTCAACGGCTACTTGCTGCTGGCCACGTCCTGCGACGGGACATTGGCCACCACCGCGACGCCCACCACCGTTCGCGTGGTCTGCAACAATACCCTCAGCATTTCTCTGAATGGCGCCACTCACGCCATCAAGGTGGCACACCGCACGCGTTTTGATCCGCAAACTGTCAAGAAACAACTGGGCATTGCCGTCTCGCAATGGGACGAATTCATGTACCGGATGCGCACCCTCGCCGAACGCAAGGTTCAGTCGAAAGAGGCCCTTGGCTTTTTTATGAACGTGCTGTGCGACACCAACGCCCATGCCCCTATTCCCGAGGTGGTGCCCAACAAGCGGGCGATGGAGAAGGTACAAAGCCTGTACGAAGGAAAAGGCCGAGGCGCTGATCTGGCCTCCGCTCGCGGCACAGCCTGGGGTTTGCTGAACGCTATGACGGAGTACGTAGATCACGAACGACGTGCCAGAAGCTCGGAGTACCGAATGGATTCCGCCTGGTTTGGCCAAGGTGCAGTGATCAAACAGAAAGCGCTGGATGCAGCCCTGCAACTCGTGGCGTAA